The following are encoded in a window of Heteronotia binoei isolate CCM8104 ecotype False Entrance Well chromosome 9, APGP_CSIRO_Hbin_v1, whole genome shotgun sequence genomic DNA:
- the LOC132577292 gene encoding radial spoke head protein 6 homolog A-like has protein sequence MAEPPSEPPEEGEKPQQPSPEPSRQPSSPSSKSLQGLARPSGYVLHGPTSSSDKDLDVAPGQDEEQSQFPYHDQQPGTPQQTRSSIYQPQQPKLSVYEQQEPRGSVYQPQQARGSLFQGRGSMPQPQDQRSGVYRQSAGTLDTSEGISQDFLSGASQPQDQREGFRLSVQVPLVRSSQMEYDPGHGPYQLHEPGLGLYQLGAGIYEDQVPDPGPRALAIKNAKAYLLKTSLKSGVSLYDHLAEMLAKILNERPENPADIIENISKDVKCARFQKKLDTLRDEYEKLPTYELAEMYKTLFQKAGGGDGAEQEVEEETLETPLPNVMETAYYFEQAGFGLSMEENYHIFLALKLLVTTHPLQTCRFWGKILGIEANYIVAEVEFREGEEEEEAEEEEIPEEGLKEGSEREEEDEDEEEKDEPPKPNYKPPPAVPKEENRTGTNKFTYFVCNEAGKPWVKLPPVTPVQIVTARKIKKFFTGRLDAPIVSYPPFPGNEANYLRAQIARISAATQVSPLGFYQFGEEEGDEEEEGGAGRDSYEENPDFEPISVIELVDSLSNWVHHVQNILMQGRCAWINPLQKAEEEEEEDEEEEKEEQEESQQEVGPPLLTPLSEDADIQNISPWSTEPSTSLVPQYAIAVLQSNLWPGAYSFASGRRFDNIYIGWGLKYSTVNYTPLELPPVQTEYPSGPEITETADPTVEEEQALKAAQEEALAAEEMEEEEEEDEDEDD, from the exons ATGGCAGAGCCCCCCAGTGAACCacctgaggagggggagaaacccCAGCAACCGAGCCCAGAGCCCTCCAGGCAGCCCAGCAGTCCCTCCAGCAAATCCCTGCAAGGCCTTGCAAGGCCCTCTGGTTATGTACTTCACGGGCCAACCAGCAGCAGTGATAAAGACCTGGATGTAGCTCCAGGCCAAGATGAAGAGCAAAGCCAGTTTCCCTATCATGACCAGCAACCGGGTACACCTCAGCAAACAAGAAGCAGCATCTACCAGCCCCAGCAACCAAAGTTAAGTGTTTATGAGCAGCAAGAACCAAGAGGGTCTGTTTACCAACCGCAGCAGGCAAGAGGCAGCCTTTTCCAAGGCAGAGGTAGTATGCCTCAACCCCAGGACCAAAGGAGTGGAGTTTATCGGCAATCTGCAGGTACTCTGGACACATCAGAAGGCATTTCTCAGGATTTTCTGAGTGGCGCATCTCAACCACAGGACCAAAGAGAGGGTTTTCGTCTATCTGTGCAGGTGCCTTTAGTCAGAAGCAGTCAGATGGAATATGACCCGGGACACGGTCCTTACCAACTTCACGAGCCCGGATTGGGGCTCTATCAGCTTGGAGCTGGCATTTACGAAGATCAGGTACCAGATCCTGGACCCAGAGCATTGGCAATCAAGAATGCAAAGGCTTATCTCCTAAAAACAAGCCTCAAATCTGGTGTGAGCTT GTATGACCATTTGGCTGAAATGTTGGCCAAAATCCTGAATGAGCGGCCTGAAAACCCAGCAGACATAATTGAGAATATCAGCAAAGATGTAAAGTGTGCTCGTTTCCAGAAGAAACTGGACACCCTCCGAGATGAATATGAGAAACTGCCAACATATGAGCTGGCTGAAATGTATAAGACTCTTTTCCAGAAGGCTGGAGGTGGAGATGGAGCAGAgcaagaagtagaagaagaaaca cTAGAAACACCTCTGCCTAATGTAATGGAGACAGCCTACTACTTTGAACAAGCTGGATTTGGTTTGAGCATGGAGGAAAACTACCACATATTCCTTGCCCTCAAACTACTGGTCACCACACATCCACTCCAAACTTGTCGCTTCTGGGGCAAAATCCTAGGAATAGAGGCAAACTATATTGTTGCTGAGGTGGAGTTCcgtgagggagaggaggaggaagaggcagaggAGGAAGAAATACCTGAAGAAGGTTTGAAAGAGGGAAgtgagagggaggaagaagatgaagatgaggaAGAAAAAGATGAGCCACCCAAACCCAATTATAAGCCTCCGCCAGCAGTGCCAAAAGAAGAGAATCGAACTGGGACCAATAAGTTCACTTATTTTGTCTGTAATGAAGCAGGCAAACCTTGGGTGAAATTACCTCCAGTAACACCTGTGCAGATCGTGACTGCCAGGAAAATTAAAAAGTTCTTCACTGGAAGACTGGATGCTCCCATTGTGAGTTATCCACCTTTCCCAGGCAATGAGGCCAATTACCTGCGAGCCCAAATTGCCCGCATTTCAGCAGCTACCCAGGTCAGTCCACTGGGATTTTATCAgtttggagaagaagaaggagatgaagaggaggagggaggagccggAAGAGACTCATATGAAGAAAACCCAGACTTTGAACCCATTTCTGTGATAGAGTTGGTGGATTCTCTTTCCAACTGGGTGCACCACGTACAGAACATTCTAATGCAG GGACGCTGTGCATGGATCAATCCCCTTcagaaagcagaggaagaagaggaggaggatgaagaagaagagaaagaagagcaaGAAGAGTCACAACAAGAAGTAGGACCTCCACTTCTCACTCCACTCTCTGAAGATGCAG acatTCAGAATATCTCTCCATGGTCAACTGAGCCCTCTACAAGCTTGGTTCCTCAATATGCCATTGCAGTTCTTCAGTCCAACTTGTGGCCTGGAGCATATTCCTTTGCTTCTGGCAG GAGATTCGATAACATCTATATTGGTTGGGGTCTTAAATACAGTACAGTCAATTACACTCCTTTAGAACTACCGCCAGTGCAGACTGAGTACCCCAGTGGACCAGAAATCACAGAAACTGCTGATCCAACTGTGGAAGAAGAGCAGGCACTCAAGGCTGCCCAGGAGGAAGCTTTGGCTGCGGAAGAgatggaagaggaagaggaggaagatgaagatgagGATGATTAA
- the LOC132577460 gene encoding centromere-associated protein E-like has product MAIGDVFKTICGIPDREFLLRISYLEIHNETVKDLLCSSIRKKKPLVVREDIGRNIYVEDLIKEVVISPEQVMSWLQKGESEIAFLKWLTILKPIYTSFVP; this is encoded by the exons ATGGCAATTGGGGATGTCTTCAAGACAATCTGTGGA attCCAGATAGGGAATTTTTACTCCGCATCTCATATTTGGAAATTCATAATGAGACAGTAAAAGACCTGCTGTGTAGTAGCATCAGGAAGAAAAAACCTCTTGTTGTTCGGGAAGACATCGGT AGGAACATCTATGTGGAAGATCTGATTAAAGAGGTGGTGATTTCTCCAGAGCAAGTTATGAGCTGGCTACAAAAAGGCGAAAGTGAGATTGCATTTCTCAAGTGGCTGACAATTCTGAAACCCATTTATACAAGCTTTGTGCCTTAG